The following coding sequences lie in one Synechococcus sp. PCC 7336 genomic window:
- the htpG gene encoding molecular chaperone HtpG, which yields MHEQGNISIHTENIFPIIKKSLYSDREIFLRELVSNGVDAINKLKWISYREDVSALPEPKITIAIDKDNRKLSISDTGLGMTADEVKNYINQVAFSSAEEFIEKYKGNGNEQGIIGHFGLGFYSSFMVSALVEIDTQSYRADAPAVHWSCDGSTQFTMDDSDRTDVGTTVTLTLTEEDDEFLEEARIRQLITKYCDFLSVPIEFGDSVVNKQEPLWVKSPAELKDEDYLEFYRYLYPFQEEPLFWIHINTDYPVIVKGILYFPKLRPDIDPNRGQIKLFCDQVYVTDNAEEVIPKFLMPLRGVIDVDGNDIPLNVSRSYLHNDRKVKRISDHIAKKVGDRLNDLYKEDYDRYLQVWPDISLFVKFGVMNSDKFYQRVKDILVFETSKTEEGQSPYVTLAGYLERNQEKQDKTVYYTNDKSAQRPYIELHEGQGLEVLVLDGFIDSHFTGFLERENSEVQFKRVDSELDDTLVDEDSAADIVDPATNKTRAETLEELFKSSLGKEQLSVKAQALKSEAVPAMILLPEALRRMQEMAAVMQQDAASLKLPDEHTLVVNTSHPLVRNLQELSQGQVVGSDDLPQLICNHIYDLAMMAQRNPDPDTMQSFLQRSNQVLTRLTEKALA from the coding sequence ATGCACGAACAAGGCAATATCAGCATTCATACCGAGAATATCTTCCCCATCATCAAAAAATCGCTGTATTCCGATCGCGAGATCTTCCTGCGAGAATTGGTCTCGAATGGGGTTGATGCCATTAACAAGCTGAAATGGATTAGTTATCGAGAGGATGTATCCGCTCTGCCAGAGCCGAAGATTACGATCGCGATCGATAAAGACAATCGCAAGCTCAGCATCTCCGACACTGGCTTGGGTATGACCGCCGACGAGGTGAAAAATTACATCAACCAGGTGGCCTTCTCCAGCGCTGAAGAGTTTATCGAGAAATATAAGGGGAATGGCAACGAGCAAGGGATTATCGGCCACTTCGGCTTGGGTTTCTATTCCTCGTTTATGGTGTCTGCCCTAGTTGAAATTGACACCCAGTCATACCGGGCGGATGCTCCAGCCGTTCACTGGTCCTGCGATGGCTCCACCCAATTTACGATGGACGACTCCGATCGCACCGATGTCGGTACCACCGTCACGCTAACCCTGACGGAAGAGGATGACGAATTCCTCGAAGAAGCCCGCATCCGCCAACTCATTACGAAATACTGCGACTTCTTATCCGTGCCGATCGAGTTTGGCGACTCGGTGGTCAACAAGCAGGAGCCTTTGTGGGTCAAGTCTCCAGCGGAACTCAAAGATGAAGACTATCTGGAGTTCTACCGCTATCTCTATCCCTTCCAGGAAGAACCCCTCTTTTGGATTCACATCAACACCGACTATCCGGTGATTGTCAAGGGCATTCTCTACTTCCCCAAACTCCGTCCCGACATCGATCCCAATCGCGGCCAAATCAAGCTGTTCTGCGATCAGGTTTACGTCACCGACAACGCCGAGGAAGTGATTCCTAAATTCCTGATGCCGTTGCGGGGGGTCATCGATGTTGACGGCAACGACATTCCCCTGAATGTCTCCCGCAGCTACCTGCACAACGATCGCAAGGTCAAGCGCATCTCCGATCACATTGCCAAGAAGGTGGGCGATCGCCTCAACGACCTCTACAAAGAAGACTACGATCGCTATCTGCAGGTGTGGCCCGACATCAGCCTGTTTGTGAAGTTCGGCGTCATGAACAGCGATAAGTTCTACCAGCGGGTGAAGGACATTCTCGTGTTCGAGACGAGCAAGACAGAGGAGGGCCAGTCGCCTTACGTCACTCTGGCAGGCTATCTGGAGCGCAACCAAGAGAAGCAGGATAAGACGGTTTACTATACCAACGACAAGTCTGCTCAACGACCTTATATCGAACTGCACGAGGGGCAAGGGCTGGAAGTCCTGGTGCTGGACGGCTTTATCGACAGTCACTTCACCGGTTTTCTGGAGCGGGAAAACAGCGAAGTGCAATTCAAACGGGTGGACTCGGAGCTGGACGATACCCTCGTGGATGAAGACAGTGCTGCCGATATTGTCGATCCCGCCACCAATAAAACCCGCGCTGAAACTCTGGAGGAATTGTTCAAGTCTTCACTGGGCAAAGAACAGCTCTCGGTGAAGGCTCAAGCCCTCAAGTCAGAGGCAGTACCCGCAATGATTCTGTTACCCGAGGCGCTGCGTCGGATGCAGGAGATGGCGGCAGTCATGCAGCAGGATGCTGCTTCCCTCAAGCTCCCCGACGAGCACACGCTGGTGGTGAATACCTCTCACCCGTTGGTGCGCAATTTGCAGGAGCTGTCGCAGGGGCAAGTGGTGGGCAGTGACGATCTACCCCAGTTGATCTGCAACCACATTTACGACCTAGCCATGATGGCCCAACGCAATCCCGACCCCGATACCATGCAGTCATTCCTACAACGCTCGAATCAGGTGCTGACCCGGCTGACGGAGAAGGCACTCGCGTAA
- the purE gene encoding 5-(carboxyamino)imidazole ribonucleotide mutase: MPDISTATPRIAIAMGSDSDLPTMAAAAEVCDRFEVPYTANILSAHRTPERMLEFAKTAHLKGYRVIIAGAGGAAHLPGMMAALTPLPTIGVPVQTRHLSGVDSLYSIVQMPRGIPVATVAIGNSHNAGLLAIQILACQQPELLEKVQAYRAELAEMVEGKDEQLSQLGYRPYLDRMAAK, encoded by the coding sequence ATGCCCGATATCTCTACTGCTACGCCTAGAATTGCGATCGCCATGGGGAGCGATTCGGATTTACCGACGATGGCGGCTGCGGCTGAGGTGTGCGATCGGTTTGAAGTCCCCTATACCGCGAACATTCTCAGCGCCCATCGCACCCCCGAGCGCATGCTGGAATTTGCCAAAACCGCTCATCTCAAGGGCTATCGGGTCATCATTGCCGGAGCGGGGGGAGCGGCACACCTGCCGGGCATGATGGCGGCTCTGACGCCGCTGCCGACGATCGGCGTGCCGGTGCAGACGCGACACTTGAGCGGGGTGGATTCCCTCTATTCGATTGTGCAGATGCCGAGGGGGATTCCGGTGGCGACGGTGGCGATCGGAAATAGCCACAATGCGGGATTGCTGGCGATTCAGATCTTGGCTTGCCAGCAGCCGGAGTTGTTGGAGAAGGTGCAAGCCTATCGGGCGGAGTTGGCTGAGATGGTGGAAGGCAAAGACGAGCAGTTATCACAGCTAGGGTATCGTCCTTATTTAGACCGGATGGCTGCGAAGTAG
- a CDS encoding type II toxin-antitoxin system HicA family toxin, with amino-acid sequence MSLMKLNSKQARTLAAIFSDPVQSNIRWKDIENLFVALGATVTQGNGSRVRVSLSDIKRVFHEPHPEKPEFDGSAWPSPPAPLPSLGEGSNSLKPAIYCSVPLPPNLGEGVRGWGPDANGTELRSNLASTATHFQGVQPLSRSYFSAIRARRLSN; translated from the coding sequence ATGTCTCTAATGAAGCTCAATAGCAAACAAGCTAGGACGCTGGCGGCGATCTTCTCTGACCCCGTCCAGTCAAACATTAGATGGAAGGATATCGAAAATCTGTTCGTAGCCCTCGGAGCAACCGTGACTCAAGGCAATGGTTCGAGGGTGAGGGTTTCCCTCAGCGATATCAAGCGGGTGTTTCACGAGCCGCACCCCGAGAAACCTGAGTTCGATGGCTCTGCATGGCCCTCACCCCCAGCCCCTCTCCCAAGTTTGGGAGAGGGGAGCAACAGCCTCAAACCCGCAATCTACTGTTCTGTTCCCCTTCCCCCAAACTTGGGGGAAGGGGTTAGGGGATGGGGGCCAGACGCGAATGGCACTGAGTTAAGGAGTAATCTGGCATCGACAGCCACGCATTTCCAAGGGGTTCAGCCTCTGAGCCGGTCTTATTTCAGTGCCATTCGGGCCAGACGCCTGTCGAACTGA
- a CDS encoding serine/threonine-protein kinase translates to MTVEPTTLPQNSVLERTTLPPNTVLCRLQGNRGWQVVAGAIAHISAPPNTARYRVLKAIGSGGFGTTYLALDTQQSERRHCVIKQLQTPDLPCDLAQTGAVSPSLSVEADLLSQLGQHPQIPALLNSFEADGSLYIVQEYIRGRSLKQEFVEGQWLSEAQAIDLLEQLSNVLMFVHNRGVIHRDIKPANIIRADVDGRLFLIDFGAVQQLDGRWGQPNTVIGSRGYAAPEQMEGYPKLNSDLYALGIVAIAALTGIPAYQLHSGSAVGPVPLDDFPIGPGLAQILKKLVVCDYRYRYQLAADVLADLKALMQ, encoded by the coding sequence GTGACTGTCGAACCCACCACTCTTCCCCAAAACTCTGTGCTGGAGCGCACGACACTGCCCCCCAACACAGTTTTGTGCCGCTTGCAGGGCAACCGGGGCTGGCAAGTTGTCGCTGGGGCGATCGCTCACATTAGTGCTCCCCCCAATACCGCTCGCTACAGAGTCTTAAAAGCCATCGGATCGGGGGGCTTCGGCACCACCTACTTAGCCCTCGACACCCAGCAGTCCGAACGCAGACATTGCGTGATCAAGCAGTTACAAACCCCCGATCTCCCCTGCGATCTCGCCCAAACCGGAGCGGTTAGTCCCTCCCTCTCGGTTGAAGCCGATCTATTGAGCCAACTGGGGCAACATCCCCAAATTCCAGCCCTGCTCAATTCGTTTGAGGCGGATGGCAGTCTATACATCGTGCAGGAATATATCCGAGGCCGATCGCTCAAACAGGAGTTTGTGGAGGGTCAGTGGCTGTCGGAAGCGCAGGCGATCGACCTATTGGAACAACTGTCGAATGTGCTAATGTTCGTCCACAATCGAGGCGTGATTCATCGCGATATCAAGCCCGCCAATATCATTCGTGCCGATGTCGATGGCCGCCTCTTTCTGATTGATTTTGGCGCAGTCCAACAATTGGATGGTCGTTGGGGTCAGCCCAATACCGTGATTGGCTCTCGCGGCTATGCGGCTCCCGAGCAGATGGAGGGCTATCCCAAACTCAATAGCGATCTCTATGCTCTGGGAATTGTGGCGATCGCCGCCCTGACGGGTATCCCTGCTTACCAGCTCCACAGCGGCAGTGCTGTCGGTCCCGTCCCTCTCGATGATTTTCCCATTGGTCCGGGGTTAGCCCAAATTCTCAAAAAGCTGGTGGTGTGCGACTATCGTTACCGCTACCAATTGGCGGCGGATGTGTTAGCCGATCTGAAGGCGCTGATGCAATAG
- a CDS encoding WD40 repeat domain-containing protein gives MSDWSGALAQQLQLAWQQWQQQPCDRHLLQGALLQQARQHWPTLESLVASPVRDYFKLSTEREWAAAVRVLAEAALHNPLPIIQQTLNRDPTAGLIQTLVAVGDCLEHLQQVPDVLLQHLRQVLEIARETAVSRLEAGAIAAVAFSPDSQKLAVACDSGVVLVLEARSLSQIHPIEAHEGAAMAVTYSPDGQWLATGGSDGLVRLWDVSGKPLDPPFIGHEGAILAIAISPDGEWIASTGSDRVVQLWTRQGVPLAAPLQGHRGIVRQLCFDPGSCLLVGLGGDGCVYRWTVGDRYLRDRLELPSETGFSLAVASSGDIAAGDSEGNLSVWDRCGHSLGCWPAHRGPLSALAFVDNTPISAGWDGSLAQWSDRGQVQRHLHSKRPEIFSAIAAAPNGFWLASGNRQGRLKLWDIRELDATPAPSEPWRFWLQVACDRLQHHPSFANPLNHSTRVACETCRRYIGE, from the coding sequence ATGTCGGACTGGTCTGGTGCGCTGGCACAACAACTGCAGTTAGCTTGGCAGCAATGGCAGCAACAGCCTTGCGATCGCCATCTATTGCAGGGCGCTCTGCTGCAACAGGCTCGCCAGCACTGGCCGACACTGGAGTCCCTCGTTGCGTCCCCCGTTCGAGACTATTTCAAACTCAGCACCGAGCGGGAATGGGCTGCCGCTGTGCGAGTGTTAGCGGAGGCCGCTCTGCACAACCCCCTCCCCATCATTCAACAAACCCTCAATCGCGATCCGACGGCGGGACTGATCCAAACCCTTGTGGCGGTGGGGGACTGTCTGGAGCATTTGCAACAGGTGCCCGATGTTCTTCTGCAACATTTGCGGCAGGTCTTGGAGATCGCGCGGGAGACGGCGGTGTCGAGATTGGAGGCAGGGGCAATCGCTGCCGTTGCCTTTAGCCCCGATAGCCAGAAGCTTGCGGTTGCTTGCGACAGTGGTGTCGTATTGGTACTGGAGGCTCGCAGCCTGAGCCAGATCCATCCCATTGAGGCTCACGAGGGAGCTGCGATGGCAGTGACCTACAGCCCCGACGGCCAGTGGCTCGCCACTGGGGGCAGCGATGGCTTAGTGCGGCTCTGGGACGTAAGCGGAAAGCCGCTAGACCCTCCGTTTATCGGTCACGAGGGGGCAATCTTGGCGATCGCCATCAGTCCCGACGGCGAATGGATTGCCAGTACGGGTAGCGATCGGGTCGTGCAACTGTGGACGCGGCAAGGGGTGCCGCTAGCCGCTCCCCTGCAGGGCCATCGCGGCATCGTTCGGCAGCTCTGCTTCGATCCGGGCTCTTGCCTGTTGGTTGGGTTGGGGGGCGATGGCTGCGTCTATCGCTGGACGGTGGGCGATCGCTACCTGAGGGATAGGCTCGAACTCCCCAGCGAGACAGGCTTCTCGCTGGCCGTCGCCAGCAGCGGAGACATTGCCGCTGGCGATAGTGAGGGCAACCTCAGCGTTTGGGATCGCTGCGGGCATTCGCTCGGGTGCTGGCCTGCCCACCGGGGCCCGCTCTCTGCCCTCGCCTTTGTGGACAACACCCCCATCAGTGCCGGTTGGGATGGCAGCTTGGCCCAATGGAGCGATCGCGGCCAAGTGCAGCGTCACCTCCACAGCAAGCGCCCCGAAATCTTCAGCGCGATCGCCGCTGCCCCGAACGGTTTCTGGTTAGCCAGCGGCAATCGCCAAGGCCGGCTGAAGTTGTGGGATATCCGCGAGCTCGACGCCACTCCAGCTCCATCCGAGCCGTGGCGGTTTTGGTTGCAAGTGGCCTGCGATCGCCTTCAGCACCACCCCAGCTTCGCCAACCCTCTCAACCATTCCACTCGTGTCGCCTGCGAAACCTGTCGGCGTTACATTGGGGAGTGA
- a CDS encoding metal-sensing transcriptional repressor, with product MNRSRPASDIQPHAGDRADDLLLDDLPVDLDATPTLPTQTKAHPHHHDPASQRKLVNRLARIEGHVRGIRSMIEREQPCPDVLLQIAAVRGALDRLARIILDDHISECIAHAADSGDIQVELDELKKAIDRFIR from the coding sequence ATGAATCGTTCTCGACCTGCTTCCGATATCCAGCCCCATGCTGGCGATCGCGCTGACGATCTCTTGCTCGACGATCTGCCTGTGGATCTCGATGCCACCCCTACGTTACCCACCCAAACCAAGGCCCATCCCCACCATCACGACCCCGCATCGCAGCGCAAGCTGGTGAATCGTTTGGCCCGCATTGAAGGACACGTGCGCGGCATTCGCTCCATGATCGAGCGGGAGCAGCCCTGCCCGGATGTATTGCTGCAAATTGCAGCAGTTAGGGGGGCCCTCGATCGCCTCGCCCGTATCATCTTGGACGATCACATTTCGGAGTGCATTGCCCATGCTGCCGACAGTGGCGATATCCAAGTGGAACTAGATGAGTTAAAAAAAGCGATCGATCGCTTCATTCGCTAG
- a CDS encoding M20 family metallopeptidase, with product MLDTLILNSPAARLREAVSLLQPELVAWRRHLHQYPEVGFNERKTAAFVADRLQEWGIEHQTEVAQTGVVAIVRGKHPGPTLGLRADMDALPIQEVNEIPYRSRHDRVMHACGHDGHTAIALGTAQLLQQRRSQLHGTVKFIFQPAEERPGGAKPMIEAGVLHNPDVDAMLGLHLWNNLPLGRVGVKAGPSMATSDAFRILILGKGGHGAIPHQTVDAIAIGAQVVTALHTIVSRNVNPLDSAVLSIGKFAAGETFNVIAAQAELLGTVRCFTPELADLMPQRIEQVVAGICDAHAATYDFHYDRRYPAVNNDTAIAQLVQDSALAVLGDAARVVPETTMGGEDMSFFLNEVPGCYFFLGSANAAAGLNYPHHHPRFDFDETALGIGVEIFLTCIERYTQSDLR from the coding sequence TTGCTCGATACCCTTATCCTCAATTCCCCCGCCGCCCGCCTGCGCGAGGCAGTCAGTTTGCTGCAACCGGAACTGGTGGCTTGGCGGCGTCACCTGCACCAATATCCCGAGGTTGGCTTCAACGAGCGCAAAACGGCTGCGTTTGTGGCCGATCGCCTGCAGGAGTGGGGCATCGAGCACCAGACGGAAGTGGCGCAAACCGGCGTAGTCGCGATTGTGCGGGGAAAGCATCCCGGTCCCACATTGGGGCTGCGGGCAGATATGGATGCTTTGCCCATTCAGGAGGTCAACGAGATCCCCTATCGCTCCCGTCACGATCGCGTCATGCACGCCTGCGGTCACGACGGCCATACGGCGATCGCCCTCGGCACCGCCCAACTCCTGCAGCAGCGGCGATCGCAATTGCACGGCACCGTCAAGTTCATCTTTCAGCCCGCCGAAGAGCGTCCCGGCGGGGCCAAGCCCATGATCGAAGCAGGGGTGCTGCACAATCCCGATGTCGATGCGATGCTGGGACTGCACCTGTGGAACAACCTACCTTTGGGCAGGGTAGGCGTCAAAGCCGGTCCTTCAATGGCCACTTCGGATGCCTTTCGCATTCTCATTTTGGGCAAGGGGGGTCACGGTGCGATTCCGCACCAGACCGTGGATGCGATCGCCATTGGGGCACAGGTGGTGACCGCCCTCCACACGATTGTCTCCCGCAATGTCAACCCACTGGACTCGGCGGTCCTGTCCATCGGCAAGTTTGCTGCCGGAGAGACCTTTAACGTCATCGCAGCCCAGGCGGAATTGCTGGGCACAGTGCGCTGCTTTACGCCAGAGCTGGCCGATTTGATGCCCCAACGCATCGAGCAGGTGGTGGCGGGGATTTGCGACGCCCACGCAGCCACCTACGACTTCCACTACGATCGCCGCTATCCAGCGGTGAACAACGATACGGCGATCGCCCAGTTAGTGCAAGACAGCGCCTTAGCGGTCTTGGGAGATGCCGCCCGCGTCGTTCCCGAAACCACGATGGGGGGAGAAGACATGTCATTTTTTCTGAATGAAGTGCCGGGTTGCTACTTCTTCTTGGGCTCAGCCAATGCTGCTGCTGGCTTGAACTATCCCCACCACCACCCCCGCTTTGACTTTGACGAGACCGCTCTAGGCATCGGGGTGGAGATCTTTCTCACTTGCATCGAGCGCTACACCCAAAGCGACCTCCGTTAG
- the trpA gene encoding tryptophan synthase subunit alpha, protein MLSTPLPTAIAQRFQALKARGEKALIPYITAGDPDLATTFAALKVLDANGADILELGVPYSDPLADGPVIQAAATRSLSKGTRLEDILAGLPALGITAPIVLFTYFNPILRMGIPAFMQRVKESGCSGLVVPDLPLEESQPLLAAAAHENLNTIMLVAPTSPVERMQEIANRSSGFIYLVSTTGVTGMRERMASRVQDLIGDLSARTELPIAVGFGISGPQQAHQVIEWGADAAVVGSAFVKRLADADSAADGLASIGEFCRELKAALAEDWTA, encoded by the coding sequence ATGCTGTCAACTCCTCTCCCCACTGCGATTGCCCAACGGTTCCAAGCGTTGAAGGCTCGGGGCGAAAAGGCACTCATTCCCTACATCACCGCAGGCGATCCCGACTTAGCCACCACCTTCGCAGCCTTGAAAGTTTTAGACGCAAATGGGGCAGACATCCTAGAGTTAGGGGTGCCCTATTCCGATCCGCTGGCGGATGGTCCGGTGATTCAGGCAGCGGCGACGCGATCGCTGTCCAAAGGCACCAGGTTGGAGGATATTCTCGCAGGTCTGCCCGCTTTAGGCATTACTGCCCCCATTGTGCTGTTTACTTACTTCAACCCCATTTTGCGAATGGGAATTCCCGCCTTTATGCAGCGGGTGAAGGAGAGCGGCTGCAGCGGCCTAGTCGTACCGGATTTGCCATTGGAGGAATCGCAACCGTTGCTGGCTGCAGCGGCCCATGAGAACCTCAACACGATCATGTTAGTGGCTCCCACCAGCCCGGTGGAGCGAATGCAGGAGATTGCCAACCGGTCTTCGGGTTTTATTTATCTAGTGAGCACCACGGGAGTCACCGGCATGCGCGAGCGTATGGCCAGCCGAGTGCAGGATCTGATTGGGGATTTGAGCGCCCGCACCGAACTGCCGATCGCCGTCGGATTCGGGATTTCTGGACCGCAGCAGGCGCATCAAGTGATTGAGTGGGGGGCCGATGCCGCAGTAGTAGGCAGTGCGTTCGTCAAGCGGCTGGCCGATGCAGACAGTGCTGCTGACGGGTTGGCCTCGATTGGCGAGTTTTGCCGCGAACTCAAGGCTGCATTGGCAGAGGACTGGACTGCCTAG
- a CDS encoding Uma2 family endonuclease, with amino-acid sequence MTYTPPKIDYPDSDGKPMADNTKQFGWIVTIKEGLDWLFRDRPDVFVAGDLLWYPVEGKNTIRVAPDALVAFGRPKGYRGSYMQWKENNIAPQVVFEVLSPGNTQRQMAHKLEFYERYGVEEYYLYDPDRGVLQGWIGGDGKLEAIDAMQGWVSPLLGIRFGLEGVDLQLVRPDGQPFESYGEVAARAEQERQRAEQERQRAEQERQRAERLAEQLKALGLDPDSLR; translated from the coding sequence AAGATTGACTACCCCGATAGCGACGGGAAACCGATGGCCGACAATACCAAGCAGTTTGGCTGGATCGTCACCATCAAAGAGGGACTAGATTGGCTCTTTCGCGATCGCCCGGATGTCTTCGTGGCGGGAGATTTACTGTGGTACCCTGTCGAGGGGAAAAATACGATTCGGGTGGCTCCCGATGCGCTGGTGGCCTTCGGGCGACCCAAGGGCTATCGGGGCTCTTACATGCAGTGGAAAGAAAATAATATTGCCCCCCAAGTGGTGTTTGAAGTCCTCTCTCCCGGCAATACCCAGCGGCAAATGGCCCACAAGTTGGAGTTTTACGAGCGCTACGGTGTGGAAGAGTACTATCTCTACGACCCCGACCGTGGGGTCTTGCAAGGGTGGATCGGGGGCGATGGCAAGCTGGAGGCGATCGATGCCATGCAAGGGTGGGTGAGTCCCTTATTGGGAATTCGATTTGGTTTGGAGGGGGTCGATCTGCAGCTCGTGCGACCGGACGGACAGCCATTTGAAAGCTACGGGGAAGTTGCGGCGCGGGCGGAGCAGGAACGCCAGCGGGCGGAGCAGGAACGACAGCGGGCGGAGCAGGAACGACAGCGGGCAGAACGGCTGGCGGAGCAATTGAAAGCTTTGGGGCTGGATCCAGACTCACTGCGATAG